The nucleotide window TGTACACGATGGTGTTCGTATCGCTGATCGCACGCACCGTTTCGACGAGGCCGGCCTGGCTGCCGTGATCGTTGGTCTCGCTAAGCAGCAGGATCACCCGGCGATACTGCGGCGACTGGCTGCGCAGCAGATCGACCGCATACGAAACCCCGTCAAAGATGGCCGCGCCATTGTCGCCCGGCTGCAGCGAGTTCATCGTCGCGGAGATTTCCTGCCACGAAGGCGTAAACGGCTGCAACAGATAAACATGGCTGTCAAAGCCGACCACCGCAACCGTATGCGGCACAGCTCCGATCAGCCCTTCGATCAACGGCTCAAGCTGCGGATAGAGATCCATCTTGAGCACGCCGGAGCCGCCCGTCTCGATCGCCACCACCAGCGCAATCGGCTGCGAGTCATTGCCTTCTTCCAGATGGACCGTCTGCGGCGCACCGTTGTCGGTGAGCGTAAAGTCCTGCGCCGTCAGCGTGTAGACAGGATGGCCGGATTTCTCCCGGACGAGCGTGGGCACGATGACCAGAGAGGTTTCGGCATGGAATGTCGTCTGGCCGGCAGCAGCCTGATCCTGTGTCGCCTGTTCAGGCGAGGACTGCGCGTTCTGAGCGAAAGCAGCAGGCACAAAGGTGAAGACGAGTGCAAGGAGCAGGCTCGCAACCGGCGGCTTGGTCATGAATAGACTCGCAACCTTTCTCAGAAACCAGCAGAAAGGCAGAACCCGCCGCTGATCACGCGGCGGGTTCTGCCTGGAAAAAAGACCATCTGGAATAAGGCCAAACGGCGAATCGGATATCCGTATCAAAGTTCCGAGGAGTTGTCTTCGATTGCCTGCCGCACATTCCCGTTCGAATGCGTCAGACGCCGCACCGCTTCCGGCTTATCGACACCGGCCTTGAGCATCACAAGCGCCACCGGCACGCTGCGGCCGGCAGACTTGATCACTTCTACTGCCCGCTCGCGCGTAATGGCGCAGGCGCGCATCAGGATGCCGATGCCGCGTTCTACCAGCTTCGAGTTCTGCATGTGCACGTTGACCATCAGGTTCTCGTACACATAGCCAAGGCGGGTCATCGCGCCGGTGGTGATCATGTTGCAGATCATCTTCTGCGCGGTCGCGGCCTTCATGCGGGTCGAGCCGGAGATCACCTCGGGGCCGACATCGGCAATGATGGCAATATCCGATGCCTGGGCCAGCGGCGTATCCGCATTGCAGGTGATGCAGGCCGTCTTCGCGCCGCGTGCGCGGGCATAGGCCACGGCCGCAACAACATAAGGAGTCCGGCCGCTCGAAGACAGGCCGATCACCACATCCTTGCGCGTGGGACGACGACGGGCGATATCGCGCTGGCCCAATTCTTCGGAGTCCTCGTTCACCTCTACCGGCGAAGCAAGAGCCTTCGGACCGCCGGCCATGATGTACTGCACGGTCTGCGGAGAAGTCGAGAAATAGGGCGGGCACTCGCAGGCATCGAGCGAAGCGATGCGGCCGCTCGAGCCGGCTCCAATGTAGATGAGCCGGCCACCGTCCCGCAGACTTCGGGCCACGGCGTCGATCACCTGGGCAACTTCAGGCAGTGCCTTCTTGACCGCTGCGGCCACCTTGGCGTCTTCCTGGTTAATGATGCGTGCAATCTCGAGAGCCGATTTCGTATCAAAGCCCTGGGAGGCCTCGTTCGGTCTCTCGGTAACCAGATCATGAAGCTTCGGCTGAGTATGCGCCGGCGAAGCGTTGGGGACCTTCAAGCCAGCCTGGGGTTCCGTCATGGTGACCATTTTCACCTTCAGCGAACGTACGTTTGCTGCCCCATTCTAGCGCCAAAATGCATCTCTGGCATCGGAAAAGGGGCTTTGTCTAAACCGGCAGTGCAAAATGCACCGCTAAACCACAACTGTTAGTCAGATGCGGAAACGGCTTCGAGGAGCGCATCGTGAAAGCGAGGTCGA belongs to Silvibacterium dinghuense and includes:
- the murQ gene encoding N-acetylmuramic acid 6-phosphate etherase; this encodes MTEPQAGLKVPNASPAHTQPKLHDLVTERPNEASQGFDTKSALEIARIINQEDAKVAAAVKKALPEVAQVIDAVARSLRDGGRLIYIGAGSSGRIASLDACECPPYFSTSPQTVQYIMAGGPKALASPVEVNEDSEELGQRDIARRRPTRKDVVIGLSSSGRTPYVVAAVAYARARGAKTACITCNADTPLAQASDIAIIADVGPEVISGSTRMKAATAQKMICNMITTGAMTRLGYVYENLMVNVHMQNSKLVERGIGILMRACAITRERAVEVIKSAGRSVPVALVMLKAGVDKPEAVRRLTHSNGNVRQAIEDNSSEL
- a CDS encoding VWA domain-containing protein, giving the protein MTKPPVASLLLALVFTFVPAAFAQNAQSSPEQATQDQAAAGQTTFHAETSLVIVPTLVREKSGHPVYTLTAQDFTLTDNGAPQTVHLEEGNDSQPIALVVAIETGGSGVLKMDLYPQLEPLIEGLIGAVPHTVAVVGFDSHVYLLQPFTPSWQEISATMNSLQPGDNGAAIFDGVSYAVDLLRSQSPQYRRVILLLSETNDHGSQAGLVETVRAISDTNTIVYSVAFSSLKSDFKTQAPRIVQDDRPGPPHGCMGKYPDEEKNPNRLVQFWNCLGLLAPPLKAAQLVVALGIDGLKRNVPESIAGMTGGEYFKFSNEKNLQSDLATISNHVPNRYVLTFRPQSPAPGPHAIEVKLKDYPKLVVTARRAYWVEPPGQPSSSQEPPAPQP